In a single window of the Kwoniella shandongensis chromosome 5, complete sequence genome:
- a CDS encoding glycerol kinase, whose amino-acid sequence MSRAPDLAMSTVKTSSPLASGGATTPSGPGAFTPVFETSPGTSPAVSRRNSIVQPVARRPSQSASVSRRPSMNQYPGGGDGNSFVSRSRRSSMASGPRPMRREDYSGPATPSVLSRAGSPTLPLANDFTSAPRSYFEGAAGFSALDGIRELRNGQFIGSLDCGTTSTRFIIFDKRAKIIAEHQAEFEQILPHAGWHEHDPEALVSAMTDCINKAVEKLEWMGWSRSSIKGIGITNQRETTVAWSRSTGKPLCNAIVWDDARTLGVVREYEKKLDEEGLEIDDEEEDLHGVQEDVEIGTGGDDAAFGEKGDVVDTTATVAGTIGKAMEGLGLAGRGKANGSTRRRKGKEGLVDVTGLPLSTYFSAIKLRWMLDHQQVVRDAHEADDLMFGTVDSWLVYALTGREKGGLHIMDVTNASRTLLISLKTLQWHPPLLRFFGIRPSVLPKIVSSAEVYGTISKHLDTPLTDVPIAGIIGDQQAALVGNKCLRKGEAKCTYGTGAFVLFNTGSEIVRSDYGLISTIAFQAGPDATPVYALEGSIAVAGSAIKWLRDQMELIEESADMDILAGSVVDTGGVYFVTAFSGLLAPYWDREASGTIIGLTAYTTSAHIARATLEAVCYQTRAVLDVIEKESGNKLETLKVDGGVTNSDLAMQLQANIGGFNVARPAMRESTALGSALLAAHALGLFGWDLNNPETLAEVNTAGVHTFEPEIDAKERAKKIKGWERAVSRAKSWHTVEEEDEEEEEYEKKSGFSRLF is encoded by the exons ATGTCACGAGCACCTGATCTCGCCATGTCGACAGTGAAGACTTCTTCACCACTCGCTTCTGGCGGTGCAACGACTCCCTCTGGTCCAGGTGCTTTCACCCCAGTCTTCGAGACCTCCCCAGGGACTTCCCCAGCAGTCTCCAGACGAAATTCCATCGTGCAACCCGTCGCTCGTAGACCTTCTCAGAGTGCATCCGTTTCTAGACGACCTTCGATGAACCAATATCCGGGAGGTGGGGACGGCAACTCCTTTGTCTCCCGTTCCAGACGATCCTCCATGGCCTCAGGTCCTCGACcaatgaggagggaggattATTCAGGTCCAGCAACTCCATCTGTCCTCTCTCGTGCTGGTTCCccaactcttccccttgccaATGATTTCACCTCTGCGCCTAGATCATATTTCGAGGGTGCTGCGGGCTTCAGCGCTCTCGACGGCATTAGAGAACTGAGGAATGGTCAATTCATCGGTAGTTTAGATTGTGGTACTAC CTCAACCCGTTTCATTATCTTTGACAAACGTGCAAAGATCATCGCCGAACATCAAGCCGAGTTTGAGCAGATCCTTCCCCATGCTGGTTGGCACGAACATGATCCTGAGGCATTGGTCAGCGCCATGACGGATTGTATCAACAAGGctgtcgagaagctcgagtGGATGGGCTGGTCCAGATCCAGTATCAAGGGTATTG GAATCACCAACCAACGTGAAACCACCGTCGCATGGTCACGATCCACCGGTAAACCTCTCTGCAACGCTATCGTATGGGACGACGCGCGAACCCTCGGTGTGGTGAGAGAATACGAGAAGAAGCTTGACGAGGAGGGTCTGGAAAtagacgatgaggaggaggacttGCATGGCGTGCAAGAGGATGTCGAGATTGGTACTGGAGGTGACGACGCAGCGTTCGGCGAAAAGGGGGATGTCGTCGACACTACTGCCACCGTGGCTGGTACCATTGGCAAGGCGATGGAGGGTCTTGGTCTCGCCGGGCGGGGCAAAGCGAACGGCTCTACAAGACGGcggaagggcaaggagggaTTGGTGGATGT CACTggtcttcccctttccacaTATTTCTCTGCCATCAAACTCCGATGGATGCTGGATCACCAACAAGTTGTTCGAGATGCTCACGAGGCCGATGACTTGATGTTCGGTACCGTTGATTCTTGGCTCGTCTAC GCCCTCACCGGACGTGAGAAGGGCGGTCTTCACATCATGGACGTTACCAACGCGTCCCGAACCCTTTTGATCTCGCTCAAAACTCTTCAATGGCACCCCCCTCTCCTCCGATTCTTCGGTATACGACCTTCAGTTCTTCCCAAGATCGTCTCCTCTGCCGAGGTGTACGGCACCATCTCCAAGCACCTTGACACTCCTCTCACCGACGTCCCCATCGCTGGTATCATCGGTGATCAGCAAGCCGCTTTGGTCGGTAACAAGTGTTTGAGAAAGGGTGAAGCGAAGTGTACTTACGGCACCGGTGCTTTCGTTCTTTTTAACACTGGTTCCGAGATCGTCAGAAGCGACTACGGCCTGATCTCGACCATCGCCTTCCAAGCGGGTCCAGATGCCACTCCTGTGTATGCATTGGAAGGTTCCATCGCCGTAGCTGGTTCCGCCATCAAGTG GCTGAGAGATCAAATGGAGTTGATCGAGGAGTCAGCGGACATGGACATTCTTGCGGGATCAGTCGTGGACACTGGTGGTGTTTACTTTGTCACTGCCTTTTCTGGTCTGCTCGCACC ATACTGGGACCGTGAAGCTTCCGGAACAATCATCGGTCTCACTGCATACACCACCTCGGCGCATATCGCGCGTGCAACTCTCGAAGCTGTCTGTTACCAAACTCGAGCGGTCTTGGACGTCATTGAGAAAGAGAGCGGAAACAAGCTGGAAACATTGAAGGTGGACGGAGGTGTTACCAACTCGGACTTGGCGATGCAATTGCAGGCGAAT ATTGGTGGCTTCAACGTCGCTCGTCCCGCCATGCGAGAATCCACCGCTCTCGGATCCGCCCTTCTCGCTGCTCACGCCCTTGGTCTTTTCGGATGGGACTTAAACAACCCCGAGACTCTCGCCGAAGTGAACACCGCCGGTGTCCACACGTTTGAGCCGGAGATTGACGCAAAGGAAAGAGCTAAGAAGATCAAGGGCTGGGAGCGAGCCGTGAGCAGGGCCAAGTCATGGCACActgtggaagaggaggatgaggaggaagaagagtacgagaagaagagtggcTTCTCGAGGTTGTTCTAG